In a single window of the Caproicibacterium sp. BJN0003 genome:
- a CDS encoding PaaI family thioesterase: MKHTPQELLNSFIENRNRTDVDTLNTKMTPRLIAFDEQKQSVKLGFPIREWQLNPLNNIHGGIIATAADSTMGCLPYIFSEGHDGPTIQMSLNYVAPAAAGDELIVEAAVDHLGHRISQTHCTVYSRDTGRVVATAHASFLVSGKSAD; the protein is encoded by the coding sequence ATGAAGCATACCCCTCAAGAGCTTCTCAACTCTTTTATCGAAAACCGCAATCGTACTGATGTTGATACACTCAATACAAAAATGACCCCTCGGCTGATTGCCTTTGATGAACAAAAGCAAAGTGTTAAACTGGGATTTCCGATTCGGGAATGGCAGCTTAATCCGCTTAATAATATTCACGGCGGCATCATTGCAACCGCAGCCGATTCCACAATGGGCTGCCTGCCTTATATCTTTTCCGAGGGACACGATGGCCCTACCATTCAAATGAGTCTTAACTATGTTGCCCCGGCCGCTGCCGGCGATGAACTCATTGTCGAAGCTGCTGTCGATCATCTGGGACACCGTATCTCCCAAACACACTGCACTGTTTACAGCAGAGACACCGGCAGAGTTGTTGCCACAGCACATGCTTCTTTTCTGGTCAGTGGAAAATCAGCAGACTGA
- a CDS encoding O-acetylhomoserine aminocarboxypropyltransferase/cysteine synthase family protein, with protein MSSKNYKFETLQLHVGQEKPDPATDSRAVPIYATTSYVFKDSAQAAGRFGLTESGNIYSRLMNPTSDVFEKRIAALEGGVGALATATGSAAITYAVQNITKVGDHIVSSSDLYGGTYNLFANTLRDQGLETTFVDPSDPQNFEKAIKENTKLLYAETLGNPNSNVIDLAAIAQIAHRHGIPFIVDNTFATPYLLRPMEYGADVVVHSATKFIGGHGTTMGGVVVDGGHFDWTQNDKFPGISQPNPSYHGIVFSKACGNAAYITKLRTTIMRDEGATISPFNSFLLLQGLETLSLRVERHVENALKVVDYLKNHPQVERVNHPSLATGREKELYDSYFPNGAASIFTFEIKGDAEKAKKFTESLELFSLLANVADVKSLVIHPASTTHSQLSEEELLAAGIKPNTIRLSIGTEHIDDILNDLEHGFEAVR; from the coding sequence ATGTCTTCTAAAAACTATAAATTTGAAACTTTGCAGCTTCATGTCGGTCAGGAAAAACCTGACCCGGCGACCGATTCCAGAGCGGTACCAATTTATGCAACGACCTCTTATGTGTTTAAAGATTCTGCACAGGCGGCCGGAAGATTTGGCCTAACAGAGTCAGGCAATATCTATTCTCGCCTGATGAACCCGACCTCCGATGTGTTTGAAAAGCGCATTGCAGCGCTCGAGGGCGGCGTTGGTGCATTGGCGACGGCGACCGGTTCAGCGGCAATCACCTATGCGGTGCAGAACATCACAAAGGTAGGAGACCATATTGTGTCTTCCTCCGACCTTTATGGAGGCACCTATAATCTTTTTGCAAATACACTGCGTGATCAGGGACTCGAAACCACTTTTGTAGATCCTTCCGACCCGCAAAATTTTGAAAAGGCAATCAAAGAGAATACAAAATTGCTCTACGCGGAAACACTGGGAAATCCCAATTCCAATGTAATTGACCTTGCGGCGATTGCACAGATTGCACACCGTCATGGAATCCCGTTTATCGTGGATAATACTTTTGCAACGCCGTATTTGCTGCGACCTATGGAATACGGTGCAGATGTTGTTGTGCATTCTGCAACGAAATTTATCGGCGGTCACGGGACTACAATGGGAGGCGTTGTTGTAGACGGCGGACATTTTGACTGGACTCAGAACGACAAGTTTCCGGGAATTTCTCAGCCGAATCCCTCTTATCATGGCATCGTCTTTAGCAAAGCCTGCGGGAATGCGGCTTATATCACCAAACTGCGCACAACGATCATGAGAGATGAGGGAGCGACAATTTCTCCGTTTAATTCCTTCTTGCTTCTGCAAGGCCTCGAAACCCTTTCTCTGCGGGTAGAGCGCCATGTAGAAAATGCGCTGAAAGTTGTCGATTATCTAAAGAATCATCCCCAGGTGGAGCGAGTTAACCATCCGTCTTTGGCAACCGGCCGTGAAAAAGAGCTTTATGATTCTTATTTCCCAAATGGAGCTGCTTCCATCTTCACTTTTGAAATTAAAGGAGATGCTGAAAAAGCAAAGAAATTTACAGAATCACTCGAACTTTTTTCACTCCTTGCCAATGTTGCCGATGTAAAGTCTCTGGTAATCCATCCGGCTTCCACAACGCATAGCCAGCTTTCCGAAGAAGAGTTGCTGGCGGCAGGAATCAAGCCGAATACCATTCGCCTTTCCATTGGCACCGAACATATTGATGATATTTTGAATGACCTTGAGCATGGCTTTGAGGCTGTTCGCTAA
- a CDS encoding RrF2 family transcriptional regulator yields the protein MMISTRGRYALRVMVDLAEHTGEGFVPLKEIAERQEISEKYLESIIAILSRNQYLIGMRGKGGGYKLARAPEEYTIGSILQETEGNLAPVACLSGNQNECSRKGTCRTLPMWEKLDTLVHDFFEGITLKDLIQQQEPQK from the coding sequence ATGATGATTTCAACCAGAGGAAGATATGCGCTGCGGGTGATGGTGGATCTGGCGGAGCATACCGGGGAAGGTTTTGTTCCGCTGAAAGAAATTGCTGAGCGACAGGAAATTTCTGAAAAATATTTGGAGAGTATTATTGCAATCCTTTCGAGAAATCAATATCTGATTGGGATGCGTGGAAAGGGCGGCGGCTATAAACTTGCCCGTGCACCCGAAGAATACACGATTGGAAGTATTCTACAGGAAACGGAAGGGAACCTTGCACCGGTGGCCTGCTTAAGCGGCAATCAAAATGAATGCAGCCGAAAAGGAACCTGCCGAACTCTTCCTATGTGGGAAAAACTTGATACGCTTGTTCATGATTTTTTTGAAGGAATTACATTAAAAGATTTAATACAACAGCAAGAGCCGCAAAAATAA
- a CDS encoding FtsW/RodA/SpoVE family cell cycle protein, which translates to MQRQLLNYFKKSDRILWGIMLMITAYGLLLLRTVPTEEGRRLSYFAVQLLAAVTGYFFALLLSLIDYRQLAHFWYVVAALCLFLMLLTQLKGQTVTGADGVAAKAWISLPGGLTFQPSELVKIGFLITFGNHLFVLKEKGLLTSPLHVVLLAAHAMIPIMLVHLQHDDGTAIIFFCMFLFMSFGAGIQLRYFAILAGLVTIAFPIAWTSVLDVYQRKRFLIFLHPETDPLGYGLQQLRGKISIGSGGFFGKGLFQAPRVNSGLVPIQQSDFIFSVAGESLGFVGCMAVIVLLALLLTRILKDSGYSTDLLGSSICMGYFGMIFSQMIFNLGMCLNLFPVMGVTLPFFSAGGSSSSCLYFGIGLVQSVVIHRRSSDRLLYTPAN; encoded by the coding sequence ATGCAGCGGCAATTACTAAATTACTTTAAAAAATCTGACCGGATCCTCTGGGGAATTATGCTCATGATTACTGCGTATGGGCTGCTGCTCTTAAGAACAGTCCCTACAGAAGAGGGACGCCGCCTTTCTTATTTTGCGGTTCAGCTTTTAGCAGCGGTAACCGGATATTTTTTTGCGCTTCTTCTCTCTCTGATCGATTATCGACAACTTGCTCATTTTTGGTATGTAGTTGCCGCGCTCTGCCTATTTTTGATGCTTTTAACGCAGCTGAAAGGACAAACGGTAACGGGTGCCGACGGGGTTGCTGCCAAAGCATGGATTTCATTGCCGGGAGGGTTAACCTTTCAGCCAAGTGAACTTGTAAAAATTGGCTTTTTAATCACTTTTGGCAACCATTTATTTGTTTTAAAAGAAAAGGGGCTGCTCACTTCCCCCTTGCATGTGGTTCTGCTTGCCGCCCACGCGATGATTCCTATCATGCTGGTTCATCTGCAGCACGATGACGGCACTGCCATTATTTTTTTCTGTATGTTTTTATTTATGTCATTTGGTGCTGGAATCCAGCTACGGTACTTTGCAATTTTGGCCGGACTTGTGACCATCGCTTTTCCAATCGCATGGACTTCTGTCCTGGATGTTTATCAACGCAAACGTTTTCTAATTTTTCTTCATCCGGAAACTGACCCGCTTGGATATGGACTGCAGCAGCTGCGGGGAAAAATCAGCATTGGCAGTGGAGGCTTTTTCGGAAAAGGCCTTTTTCAAGCTCCCCGCGTCAATTCCGGATTGGTGCCGATTCAGCAAAGTGATTTTATTTTTTCCGTTGCAGGAGAATCTCTTGGATTTGTAGGTTGTATGGCAGTAATTGTACTGCTCGCACTCCTGCTTACCAGAATTTTAAAGGACTCAGGATATTCGACTGATCTTCTGGGAAGCAGTATCTGCATGGGCTACTTTGGAATGATTTTTTCTCAGATGATTTTTAATCTTGGCATGTGTCTCAACCTTTTTCCTGTCATGGGAGTCACCTTGCCATTCTTTAGTGCAGGAGGTTCCTCATCCTCCTGTCTGTATTTTGGTATTGGGCTGGTACAAAGCGTTGTCATTCACAGACGTTCCAGTGACCGCCTGCTCTACACACCCGCAAATTGA
- a CDS encoding MurT ligase domain-containing protein: MKWLSVKAARLMTALCRKLGRSGSAWPGAAARAVDPWILKKLAADVTEGIIVVTSTNGKTTVNNLLYRALQSQGKRVVCNAEGANMTNGVIAAFLRMADSHGKVQADWATLEVDELFTRKIVKKVQPTYLLINNLVRDQLDRCGELDTVAATIQKALSFSPKTTVLYDADDPLVTYVAKNCGHPAKSFGLCETLGSYKGKNQGGCFCHYCGTELQYHGEHYGRLGDFYCPNCDFARPIPDYQLKDLTIGFGEQTEFSVNGETIQSHLPGIYNVYNVLAAYTAAHEAGVSTQKFQEALNHYHPQNGRMEFYQNLKKPLVLNLIKNPDGTNQAISVVLQDPRPKAVIMIINDHDNDGNDPSWLWDTDIDLMASQKGNTYYACGIRRNDLQVRMKYGGLQAKLCETVQEAINDALSGDREVVYILPNYSALAPTKNFLDHLASNEKEGA; this comes from the coding sequence ATGAAATGGCTGTCTGTAAAAGCCGCAAGGCTGATGACTGCGCTTTGCCGAAAACTTGGCCGTTCCGGTAGTGCATGGCCAGGAGCAGCCGCCAGAGCGGTAGACCCATGGATTCTGAAAAAGCTGGCAGCAGATGTGACCGAAGGGATTATCGTCGTCACCTCTACAAATGGAAAAACCACAGTCAATAATCTTCTTTACCGAGCACTCCAATCGCAGGGAAAACGGGTTGTCTGCAATGCAGAAGGCGCCAACATGACCAATGGCGTCATTGCAGCATTTCTGCGAATGGCGGATTCTCATGGAAAGGTGCAGGCAGATTGGGCGACTTTAGAGGTGGACGAGCTTTTCACCCGTAAAATCGTCAAAAAAGTGCAGCCAACCTATCTTTTGATCAATAATCTCGTCCGTGATCAGTTGGATCGATGCGGAGAACTGGATACGGTAGCCGCAACCATTCAAAAAGCTCTTTCGTTTTCTCCCAAAACCACGGTGCTCTATGATGCCGACGATCCTTTGGTCACTTATGTTGCTAAAAATTGTGGGCACCCTGCCAAATCCTTTGGACTCTGCGAAACGCTCGGTTCCTATAAAGGAAAGAATCAGGGCGGTTGTTTTTGCCATTACTGCGGAACTGAATTGCAGTATCACGGCGAACATTATGGCCGTTTAGGAGACTTTTACTGTCCAAACTGCGATTTTGCCCGTCCTATCCCGGATTACCAGCTGAAAGATTTGACGATCGGATTTGGTGAGCAGACTGAATTTTCAGTTAACGGAGAAACGATTCAGAGCCATTTGCCTGGAATTTATAATGTCTATAATGTGCTTGCCGCCTATACAGCCGCCCATGAAGCAGGAGTTTCCACACAAAAGTTTCAGGAAGCTCTCAATCATTACCATCCTCAGAATGGGCGAATGGAATTTTATCAGAATCTAAAAAAGCCGTTGGTCTTGAATCTGATTAAGAATCCGGATGGCACCAACCAGGCTATTTCTGTCGTTTTGCAGGATCCCCGCCCAAAAGCCGTTATCATGATTATTAACGACCACGATAACGATGGCAATGACCCTTCATGGTTATGGGATACGGATATTGATTTGATGGCTTCTCAAAAAGGAAACACCTATTATGCCTGTGGAATTCGGAGAAATGATCTGCAGGTTCGCATGAAATACGGCGGACTGCAGGCAAAACTCTGTGAAACCGTACAAGAAGCAATTAATGATGCGCTTTCGGGTGACCGAGAGGTCGTCTATATTCTTCCGAATTACTCTGCGCTTGCCCCCACTAAAAACTTTCTTGATCATTTGGCATCGAATGAAAAGGAGGGAGCATAA
- a CDS encoding type 1 glutamine amidotransferase, whose protein sequence is MENRKITIGHLLPDLLNLYGDDGNILCLSKRAQWREIGVEQRDYCLHDPVDFENLDILFIGGGPDREQSIAMDYIHSLRSPISDYIERGGVLLAICGGYQFLGRSYMAADGSKVDGLGLLDLETVNGHGRLIGNLIIKTSLCEMPVVGFENHGGRTSLGPNVNPLGKVLHGKGNNGHDGGEGVLYKNVIGTYLHGPLLSKNPQLCDHLLSTALQNRWGDGTLVPLDDTIEKNANAYIQQRFLHALKE, encoded by the coding sequence ATGGAAAACCGAAAAATTACGATTGGTCACTTGCTGCCGGATCTTTTAAACCTTTATGGTGATGACGGCAACATCCTCTGCCTCTCCAAACGAGCTCAATGGCGCGAAATTGGGGTAGAACAGCGGGATTACTGCCTTCACGATCCGGTAGATTTTGAAAATTTAGATATCCTTTTTATCGGCGGTGGTCCCGATCGGGAACAGTCGATTGCAATGGATTATATTCACTCTCTTCGCTCTCCTATTTCTGATTATATCGAACGCGGCGGTGTATTGCTTGCAATCTGCGGCGGCTACCAGTTTCTCGGCCGCTCCTATATGGCCGCTGATGGTTCTAAAGTAGATGGTCTTGGACTTTTGGATTTGGAGACGGTCAACGGCCATGGAAGATTAATTGGCAATTTAATTATTAAGACTTCTCTCTGTGAAATGCCCGTTGTCGGATTTGAAAATCATGGTGGGCGCACTTCTCTTGGTCCTAATGTCAATCCGTTGGGAAAAGTACTCCATGGAAAAGGCAATAATGGGCACGACGGCGGCGAAGGCGTCCTTTATAAAAATGTAATTGGCACCTATCTGCATGGCCCACTTTTAAGCAAAAATCCACAGTTGTGCGACCACCTCTTATCTACTGCCCTTCAAAATCGTTGGGGAGACGGCACACTTGTTCCTTTGGATGATACCATAGAAAAAAATGCAAATGCTTATATTCAGCAGCGATTTTTACACGCTCTGAAAGAATAA
- a CDS encoding metallophosphoesterase produces the protein MLLFALGTVAYLCFMLLFDRWIWRIISQNFSGIKKNFFGGICFILEIIPMGSIYQFLFPVRSLRGLSAAGFWVMGFLIYFLISLVVLRLLQKILGAVLHQKERFLTPRFQLYKLAVGAIFSIAICCWGFWALQNPTVTSFNVGHEGKEKMRVVALSDLHYSTVGGTLDLKKMVERINDLNPDLVLFAGDVLDDRTDQADKETFTKEISSIKSSYGVYAVMGNHEYYYNTPEQMRAFYQGSGVELLCNQTKNIGGKLLLLGRDDYTVGGKSHSRMPISQILKGQHTDLPLLVLDHQPQDYRESEKEGALLQISGHTHNGQIWPGDLIVHSIFKLHYQTPSNGIYRENNFTLAVTRGYGAWGFQMRTTGNAEILCANVMVS, from the coding sequence GTGCTTTTGTTTGCTTTGGGAACGGTAGCTTATCTCTGTTTTATGCTGCTGTTCGACCGTTGGATCTGGCGAATTATCTCGCAAAATTTTTCGGGAATTAAGAAGAACTTTTTTGGGGGGATTTGCTTCATACTGGAAATCATTCCAATGGGCTCTATTTATCAATTTTTATTTCCGGTGCGTTCCCTAAGGGGACTTTCAGCAGCTGGTTTTTGGGTCATGGGATTTTTAATCTATTTTTTGATCAGTTTGGTGGTTCTAAGGCTGCTTCAAAAAATTTTGGGAGCTGTTTTGCATCAGAAAGAACGCTTTTTAACACCACGTTTTCAACTATATAAACTTGCAGTAGGCGCAATTTTTAGCATTGCAATTTGCTGTTGGGGATTCTGGGCATTGCAGAATCCAACGGTTACATCCTTTAATGTTGGTCATGAGGGAAAGGAAAAAATGCGGGTGGTGGCACTCTCTGATCTTCATTATAGTACAGTGGGCGGTACATTAGATTTGAAAAAGATGGTGGAGCGAATCAATGACCTAAATCCTGATCTGGTGCTTTTTGCTGGAGATGTTTTGGATGATCGAACGGATCAAGCCGATAAAGAGACTTTTACAAAAGAAATTTCCTCCATAAAGTCCAGTTATGGAGTCTATGCAGTTATGGGAAATCATGAATATTATTATAATACTCCTGAACAGATGAGAGCCTTTTATCAAGGAAGCGGTGTTGAGCTGCTTTGCAATCAAACAAAAAATATTGGAGGGAAGCTTCTTCTGCTGGGACGTGATGATTATACGGTTGGTGGAAAAAGTCATTCAAGAATGCCCATCTCTCAGATCTTAAAAGGCCAACATACTGATTTACCTCTTTTGGTACTTGACCATCAGCCACAGGATTATCGTGAATCAGAAAAGGAGGGTGCTTTGCTGCAAATTTCGGGGCATACGCATAATGGTCAGATTTGGCCTGGAGATTTGATTGTTCATTCTATTTTTAAATTACATTATCAAACTCCTTCAAATGGTATTTACCGGGAAAACAATTTTACTCTGGCAGTCACCCGGGGATATGGTGCATGGGGATTTCAAATGAGAACGACAGGAAATGCAGAAATCCTTTGTGCAAACGTAATGGTGTCATAA
- a CDS encoding putative ABC transporter permease, which translates to MKQYREKSINWISKIVSSIVSSKKNFRIFWNCLWAGIFGWTMETVFCSILYHSLQDRGFLSLPFCPIYAVGVFLYLLMGKSPKPSIKNFWRLFFVVAAAGTVFEGFSGLILEQFGIQLWYYEGVFPLSLRYISLPVSIFWGLAGGIYPLLVIPKINRWADSVLPSRRKAWFWGTTLLILGDFLFTCWRVWRNGGYVPLY; encoded by the coding sequence ATGAAACAATATCGTGAAAAATCCATAAATTGGATTTCTAAAATTGTTTCTTCAATTGTTTCTTCTAAGAAAAATTTTCGGATTTTTTGGAACTGTCTTTGGGCCGGTATTTTTGGTTGGACAATGGAAACCGTTTTTTGTTCGATCTTATATCACTCCTTGCAGGACAGAGGATTTCTTAGTTTGCCTTTTTGTCCAATTTATGCGGTTGGAGTCTTTCTTTATCTTTTAATGGGAAAATCACCGAAGCCTTCCATTAAAAATTTTTGGCGTCTTTTTTTTGTGGTAGCAGCTGCGGGGACTGTTTTCGAAGGATTCAGCGGATTAATTTTAGAACAATTTGGGATCCAACTGTGGTATTATGAAGGAGTTTTCCCATTAAGTTTGCGATATATTTCGCTTCCGGTCAGCATTTTTTGGGGCTTGGCTGGAGGAATTTACCCTTTGCTTGTGATTCCTAAAATTAATCGCTGGGCCGATTCTGTTTTGCCTAGTCGGAGAAAAGCTTGGTTTTGGGGGACAACTCTTTTAATTTTAGGGGATTTCCTTTTTACTTGCTGGCGAGTTTGGAGAAACGGAGGATATGTACCGCTTTATTAA